The Polyangium mundeleinium genome contains the following window.
GTCGAGCAACGAATCGTGTGGGGATTGACGTACCGCATGCTCGAAATGCTGTTCGAGGTCCTCCACCAGCGTTGAACCCCCGACGGGGCTTGACAGGCGGCTGCCATTCTGATGGTGTCTTCGCCTTCCTTTTTGCGCGAGGTGGAGGCGTCATGAGGGCATTCCGGGGATCGTTTGTCGGGGCCATGTTCGTCGGGATCGTGCACGTCGCGGCGGGCTGCGGCGGGTCCGACGAGCTGCCGGGCACGGGCGGGGGAGGGGCGGGCGGAGGCGGCGGATCCGGCGGCGATCCCATCACGTGTTCGTTCGAGGTGGCCTCGCACGACGTGGGCTGCCCCGCCGCGAACTGCCCCATCACGGCCGACGTGGAGGTGCGCTGCACCGAACGCGAATTCGGCGCGGCTGGGGTGCGCGTCGCGCCGGGGCCCACGGGGACGTTCCTCGGCACGTCGAGCCACGACGGGACCTATCTCTTCGAGATCACGCCCACGGGCGGCAGCCGGTTCGACGCATTCCCGATGCGGCTCGACGCGACCACGATGGTGCTCGCGCAGGGGCCGACCGGCGAGGTGTACGCGGTCGGCGACGAGACGACGATCGACGGCAGCACCTCACCGGTCGGATACCCGAACGGCCTCGTGCTCGTGCGCCCGGAGGGGAGCGGGTTCGTGAAAGAGACGGTCGCCGACCGGGACGACCGATACGTGCCCGTCCACGATTTCGAGATCGATCCGGCGGGCGTCGCGCACGTGTGGTATTCGAGCGAGCCGCCGAACGGCGTTTCGGTCGCCAAGCGCACGGTGGACGGGAGCTTTTCGTCGTCGCCCGTGCAGACCGTCGGCGAGGGGAGTCGATTCACGATTGATGCCTCGGGCGCGCCCGTCTCGCTCGGGTTCATTCCCAACGGCTCCTTTTACGACCTCGCGTACGGCGATCCGCCGGAGGTCCTGACCGGCGTCTCCGTGCCCTCGGGGATCACGAAATACCGCGTGACACAGGCCCCGGCGAGCGTGCTCGGCGCGAGCGTCGAGCCGTTCGTCGCCGTCCTCCAGCACGACGTCGGCCTGCACGTGGTGTGGCCGGAGGGCCAGGCGTCCGACGAGATCGAGATTCCCGACACGAACGTCCCGCCTTACGTTTGTCCCGCCACGACCGAGTACGATTCGCAAAACGGGACATGCCCGGTTCCTTGCCACGAGACCGCGACCGGCATCGAGAACGGAGCCTTCGCGATCACGCGGACCGCGGATGGCAAGGTCTGGCTCGCCTGGATCGTGAGTCACCTCGATTACATGCGCGTCTACCAGAAGCAATGCTTCGACAGCGAATTCATGTGCATCTGCAGCGGTGTGGCCGAGGACGTGAAGACGAAAAACGAGCTCGTGATCGCGCGATACGAGCCCGGAAACCTTGTCGTTGATCCCTTGCTCACGCTCCCGATCGACGCGCCGGCGGCCTATGACCTCTTCTCCGACCTGTGGACGGACGTGCGGCTCCTCGACATCCGCGCGTTCGGGGCCGACGTCGCCGTGGGCGTGCGGCTCGAAGACGAAAAAGGAATCAAGGTGCGCGTGCTGCGCATCCTGAACACGCCCTGAATCCAGTGCTGGGCGCTCAGGCCGTATACCCGCCGTCGACCACGATCTCGGCGCCCGTCACATACGAGCTCTCGTCCGAAGCGCACATCAAAATGGCCGCCGCGACCTCCCGCGCCGTGGCGAAGCGCTCGAACGGCGAGGTCTTCGCGAGCGCCGCGTAGGCGTCCCGCACGTCGCCGAGCTCCTTCACGAGCGCCTGGAAAAACGGCTGCTTCTCCCACATCGGCGTCTCCACGCCCGCGGGCAGCACGGCGTTCACCCGGATCCGGTGCGGCGCGCCTTCGAGCGCCGCCACCTTCGTCAGCATCACCACGGCGGCCTTGCTCGCGCAATACGCGCCCGCGCCCGCGCTCGCCTTCTTGCCGGAGGCGCTCGCCACATTGACGATGCTGCCGCCGCCGCCGCGCATCACGCGGATCCCCCGCTGCGTGCCAAGGAAAACGCTGTCGAGGTTCACCGAGACGACGCGCCGGAAATCGGCGAGCGTGCTCTCGGCGAGCGTGCTGCTCGACGCGACGCCCGCGTTGTTCACCAGGATATCGATCCTGCCCCAGCCCGCGAGCACGCGGTCCGTGACCGACTCCCAATCCGCCTCGTCTGTCGCGTCGAGCTCCAGCGCGAGCGCCTGGCCGCCGCGCGTCGCGATGCGCGTGGCCGCCGCCTCCGCCGCGGCGACGTCGATATCGGTGACGACCACCCGCGCGCCCTCCTCCGCGAAGAGCTCCGCCGTCGCCTGCCCGATGCCCGACCCCGCGCCCGTCACGAGCGCCACCTTGCCTGCGATGCGTCCTGCCATGGTGCCCCGAGCCATCATCCGCGGCCGGGCGCGTCTCGTCAACCGCCGAGCACCCCGGGCACCCTCGCGAGACGCCCAGGACGCACGTTTCGTGCGTGCGTTTCATCTCCCGGGCGCGCCCGCCTCGTGCCACCATGCCGCGTCATGACCGCCGTTCTCTCCTACACGCACGGCACGAGCGCGACGCCGCTGCTCGGCGAGACCATCGGGGAAAACCTGCGCCGCACGGCGTCGCGGTACCCGGACCGAGAGGCCCTCGTCGTCCGCTCGCAGGGCGTGCGGTGGACGTACGCCGAGCTGTGGGAGGCGACGACGCGGGTCGCGCGGGGCCTCGTCGCGTTCGGCGTGAAGCGGGGCGATCGTGTGGGGCTCTGGTCGCCGAACCGATTCGAATGGGTGGTCCTCCAGTACGCCGCGGCGCGCGTCGGCGCCATTCTCGTGAACGTCAATCCCGCATACAAGACGGCGGAGCTCGAATACGCATTGCGGAAATCGGGCGTGTCGGTGCTGTTCGCAGCGCGCAGGTTCCGGACGACGAGTTACGTGGAGATGATCGCCGAGGTCCGCCCGCGCCTCGCGGAGCTCAGGCTCGTGCTGATCCTCGACGACGACTGGAAGATGATCGTGGAGGCAGGCGGGCACGTGAGCGACGACGCGCTCGCCGAGCGCGAGGCGGAGCTCTCGTTCGACGACCCGATCAACATCCAGTACACGTCGGGCACGACGGGTTTTCCCAAGGGCGCGACGCTCTCGCACCACAACGTGCTGAACAACGGGTTTTTCGTGGGCGAGGCCCTCGGCTACGGCCCGGACGATCGGGTCTGCATTCCCGTGCCGTTTTACCATTGCTTTGGCATGGTGATGGGAAACCTCGCGTGTACGTCGCACGGGTCGACGATGGTGATCCCGGGCGAGGCGTTTGATCCGCTCGCCGTACTGGAGGCGGTCGAGGCCGAGAAGTGCACGTCGCTCTACGGCGTGCCGACGATGTTCATCGCGGAGCTCGATCACCCGCGGTTCAAGGAGTTCGACCTGCGCTCGCTCCGCACCGGGATCATGGCGGGATCGCCGTGCCCGGTGGAGGTCATGCGGCGTGTGGTCTCGCAGATGCACATGCGCGAGGTGACGATCTGTTACGGGATGACCGAGACCTCGCCCGTCTCCACGCAAAGCGCGATGGTCGATCCCGAGGACA
Protein-coding sequences here:
- a CDS encoding SDR family NAD(P)-dependent oxidoreductase, whose protein sequence is MAGRIAGKVALVTGAGSGIGQATAELFAEEGARVVVTDIDVAAAEAAATRIATRGGQALALELDATDEADWESVTDRVLAGWGRIDILVNNAGVASSSTLAESTLADFRRVVSVNLDSVFLGTQRGIRVMRGGGGSIVNVASASGKKASAGAGAYCASKAAVVMLTKVAALEGAPHRIRVNAVLPAGVETPMWEKQPFFQALVKELGDVRDAYAALAKTSPFERFATAREVAAAILMCASDESSYVTGAEIVVDGGYTA
- a CDS encoding AMP-binding protein, giving the protein MTAVLSYTHGTSATPLLGETIGENLRRTASRYPDREALVVRSQGVRWTYAELWEATTRVARGLVAFGVKRGDRVGLWSPNRFEWVVLQYAAARVGAILVNVNPAYKTAELEYALRKSGVSVLFAARRFRTTSYVEMIAEVRPRLAELRLVLILDDDWKMIVEAGGHVSDDALAEREAELSFDDPINIQYTSGTTGFPKGATLSHHNVLNNGFFVGEALGYGPDDRVCIPVPFYHCFGMVMGNLACTSHGSTMVIPGEAFDPLAVLEAVEAEKCTSLYGVPTMFIAELDHPRFKEFDLRSLRTGIMAGSPCPVEVMRRVVSQMHMREVTICYGMTETSPVSTQSAMVDPEDKRVGTVGRVHPHVEVKIVDPKTGTVLPRGAAGELCTRGYSVMLGYWGDEEATRVSIDAGRWMHTGDLATIDAAGYVNIVGRIKDMIIRGGENVYPREIEEYLHLHPRVSEAQVIGVPSAKYGEEIMAWVRPKPGEAVTEAELVEFCKGKIATFKIPRYWKIVDEFPMTVTGKVQKFRMREVAVGELGLELASRMETA